TTGGTATTGATACCGTCAAACTCGATGGCAAATATTTTACCGCTCATGTTAAAGCCGGTGATCGGGTCAACGCGGGTGATTTACTGCTGGAGTTCGATTGTACGGCGATTACAGGTGCCGGTTATGACCTGACGACACCGATAATTATCAGCAACAGTGAAAATTATCAGGATGTCCTGTGTACCAAAGGCACCGCTATTACTGAGCAAGCCCCGTTATTAACCGTAATTCGTTAATACTGATTCAGGAGAAAACCGATGAAACATGCATTTCCAGATAATTTCCTTTGGGGCGGTGCGATTGCCGCTAATCAGGTAGAGGGGGCTTATCTTACTGAGGGTAAAGGGCTATCTACCTCTGATTTACAACCCCATGGTATTTTTGGCGATATCATTCCCAGGGTGAGTGGTGACAGTTATGTCAAAGATGTTGCTATCGATTTTTATCATCGCTACCCAGAGGATATTGCGCTATTTGCTGAGATGGGGTTTAAATGTTTGCGGATATCCATTGCCTGGACACGTATTTTCCCACAGGGCGATGAGCAGCAGCCCAATGAGGCCGGTCTGGCATTCTATGACCGTGTATTTGATGAAATGGCGAAATATAACATTACGCCATTGGTGACATTATCCCACTATGAGATGCCTTACGGGCTGGTTAAGAATTATGGTGGCTGGGGTAATCGTAAAACAATCGGTTTCTTTGAACACTATGCCCGTACCGTGTTTCAGCGCTATCAGCATAAGGTTAAATTGTGGCTGACATTTAATGAGATCAATATGTCACTGCATGCGCCGTTCACCGGCGTAGGATTAGAGCAAGAAAGCAGTAAAAGTGCCGTATATCAGGCGATCCATCACCAGTTGGTTGCCAGTGCCAAAGCGGTTGCTGCATTGCATGAAATTATCCCTGATGGTCGAATCGGAAATATGCTGTTGGGTGGGCTGATGTATTCACTCACTTGCAAGCCTGCCGATGTGTTGGAAACATTACAGCAGAATCGTGAATGGCTATTCTTTGGCGATGTGCAGGTGCGCGGTTATTACCCCTCTTATATGGCTCGTTATTTTAAACAGCACGGCATTAGTGTTGAAATTACGGCTGAAGATAAATTGGCATTAAAACAGACTGTCGATTTTATCTCCTTCAGTTATTACATGAGCGGCTGCGTGACCGCCGATGAAGAGTTAAATCGTAAAGCCCGAGGCAATATTCTTAGCATGGTGCAAAACCCGCATTTGGCCAGCTCTGAATGGGGATGGCAGATCGATCCTGAAGGGTTGCGTATTCTGCTCAATGAATTATGGGATCGCTATCAAAAACCCCTGTTTATTGTTGAAAATGGGTTGGGAGCGAAAGATAAACCGGATGTTAATGGCCATATTGAAGATGATTACCGCATCGAATATCTCAATGATCATCTGGTTCAGGTTAGTGAGGCGATCGAAGATGGTGTTGAGGTGATGGGATATACCAGTTGGGGACCGATTGATCTGGTCAGCGCCTCGAAAGCTGAATTATCCAAACGTTATGGTTTTATTTATGTCGACCGCGATGACAATGGCAAGGGTACGTTGGCGCGTCGCCGTAAGAAGAGCTTCTATTGGTATCGCGATGTCATTCAGAGTAATGGCGAGATATTGAAACGCTAATAGAGACGCTTATATTTTGCAGTGAGATGAACAGTACTCAACTGTTTTTCCTCACTGCAACACGACTTATTTGGAGAGAAGCACCGAGTATTTATTATTAGATGTGCGAATTATTCTAAAAAGGGAAAATAATGAAACCAACTTTATATCTGACTCGTCAGATGAATTCTGCTGCATTTTATTTGCTGGCCTCTACCATTTTATTTTCATCATCGGCACTAAGCGAAGATTTAACGGGAAGTGGCGAATATGTCGAGCAATCAACGCCGGAGTGGCAGGGGATCGCATTAGGTTTTGAACCGCAGCAAACGGGGCTGCTAGGCGATATGTTAGGCATTCGCCCTATTTTATCGGAGCACGGTTTTAATTATTCACTCGCTTACTTGAGTCAATTATCATATAACGCGGGGGGCGGCTATAATCATGATAAACAAGCTTCTTATATTGATCAGTTTTCACTGACTTTTCAGCAGGACCTTGAGTTATATACGGGTATTCCCGATGCGGTAATCGAAGGGAATATTGTTAACCGTAATCATGATAACAACCTAACGCGGGATCGGTTACAAGATCCTCGGGCGAATATAACCGATTTGTCGCAAGAAAGTTTTGGTGGACAG
The sequence above is drawn from the Yersinia intermedia genome and encodes:
- a CDS encoding glycoside hydrolase family 1 protein, translating into MKHAFPDNFLWGGAIAANQVEGAYLTEGKGLSTSDLQPHGIFGDIIPRVSGDSYVKDVAIDFYHRYPEDIALFAEMGFKCLRISIAWTRIFPQGDEQQPNEAGLAFYDRVFDEMAKYNITPLVTLSHYEMPYGLVKNYGGWGNRKTIGFFEHYARTVFQRYQHKVKLWLTFNEINMSLHAPFTGVGLEQESSKSAVYQAIHHQLVASAKAVAALHEIIPDGRIGNMLLGGLMYSLTCKPADVLETLQQNREWLFFGDVQVRGYYPSYMARYFKQHGISVEITAEDKLALKQTVDFISFSYYMSGCVTADEELNRKARGNILSMVQNPHLASSEWGWQIDPEGLRILLNELWDRYQKPLFIVENGLGAKDKPDVNGHIEDDYRIEYLNDHLVQVSEAIEDGVEVMGYTSWGPIDLVSASKAELSKRYGFIYVDRDDNGKGTLARRRKKSFYWYRDVIQSNGEILKR